A stretch of [Clostridium] scindens DNA encodes these proteins:
- a CDS encoding DMT family transporter: MKKAGILPYTAGIVMAVFFGLSFLVTQQGLAEIPPMVLMSFRFVLAAAFMTILRAFGIIHIDYKNKPVRGVIILSVFYPGISFFFETISLKYVSSSQAGILVSIMPIFVTLFGILILKEKPMGIQVFFIIVSVTGVMVTVVFAKSSGNEGTFFGILLMLISVLGGSINNVLSRKYSTYFSSVEITYTMLCLGAVIFTCISLIQGIFDRQVLEAYLIPFRSGKMMFVVLELSIGTSAVAFFCMNYMLSKLKAVNAAVFINLATVISIAAGVLIVKEHLYWYQAVGGILIVLSVWGTNYFENRVKNLKEKEGA, encoded by the coding sequence TTGAAGAAAGCAGGAATTCTGCCTTATACGGCAGGTATTGTGATGGCAGTTTTTTTCGGCCTGTCCTTTCTGGTGACGCAGCAGGGGCTGGCCGAGATTCCCCCGATGGTCCTGATGAGTTTCCGATTTGTGCTGGCTGCCGCCTTTATGACAATCTTAAGGGCATTTGGAATCATACATATAGACTATAAGAATAAGCCGGTGAGGGGCGTGATCATACTGTCAGTGTTTTATCCCGGGATCTCATTCTTTTTTGAGACCATCAGCCTGAAGTATGTATCATCTTCCCAGGCAGGGATATTGGTCTCGATTATGCCAATATTCGTGACCTTGTTCGGCATCTTGATATTGAAGGAAAAGCCGATGGGCATACAGGTGTTTTTTATCATTGTATCTGTGACTGGCGTGATGGTTACGGTGGTGTTTGCAAAGAGCAGCGGAAATGAGGGGACGTTTTTCGGCATCTTGCTGATGCTCATATCCGTACTGGGAGGCTCAATTAATAATGTGCTCTCGCGGAAATATTCCACCTATTTCTCATCCGTAGAGATCACATATACGATGCTGTGCCTGGGAGCCGTGATATTCACATGCATCTCGCTCATTCAGGGAATATTCGACCGCCAGGTACTGGAAGCGTATCTCATCCCGTTTCGTTCCGGGAAGATGATGTTCGTCGTACTGGAACTTAGCATCGGGACATCGGCTGTGGCGTTTTTCTGTATGAATTATATGCTCTCTAAGCTGAAGGCAGTGAATGCGGCGGTGTTTATCAATCTTGCAACGGTGATATCCATTGCGGCGGGAGTGCTCATCGTGAAGGAACATCTGTATTGGTATCAGGCTGTAGGAGGAATATTGATCGTGCTGAGCGTGTGGGGGACCAATTATTTTGAAAACCGTGTGAAAAATCTAAAGGAAAAGGAGGGTGCATAG
- a CDS encoding Na+/H+ antiporter NhaC family protein: MEEKKEERLEFRGGSFFAVLPLILFVVVCIMLFVVFKVFEMEGLCMGGILVLIIGSLFAKNWGCYWRAVVKGMTSEMMNTLALILLVVGIFAKMMSRGGVAQGFVWLGDSMGLHGGMFVVFAFIATSIISMSTGTSIGTLFSGFPILYPSGILLGAHPLYLAGAILSGAIFGDNVAPISDTTIASAASQSYKNKKGTADIGGVVATRMKYVLVAMFIACVLYLVLGNAGAGDPAGKEILEAYKDPKGLIMLIPVVVLLAVAIIKRDIFIAVTWGIISGTVIGLVAGILTPADIVSVEDGALAGFAIDGIKNMLGTVGYLYAVAGIIGVLNESGMMQKMIDALLKSKLNKSIIGSEFIIGFGIILTSICLGSANGPAIIMYGPIADKIGQESGLHPYRRSNLLDGFASTLSVIIPFTSSFIFIVISCVTGLMEEYSFINAINPIALAGATFHCIALFAVFVFAVLTGWGREYEGPNGERIKAKNR, translated from the coding sequence ATGGAAGAAAAGAAAGAAGAACGTTTGGAATTTAGAGGAGGTAGTTTTTTCGCTGTACTGCCGCTTATATTGTTCGTAGTTGTCTGTATCATGCTATTTGTAGTCTTTAAGGTATTTGAGATGGAAGGCCTGTGCATGGGCGGAATACTTGTATTAATTATAGGAAGCCTTTTTGCAAAGAACTGGGGCTGCTACTGGAGGGCAGTTGTCAAAGGAATGACATCGGAGATGATGAACACGCTGGCGCTGATCCTGCTGGTAGTAGGCATCTTTGCTAAGATGATGTCACGCGGCGGCGTTGCCCAGGGCTTCGTCTGGCTTGGAGATTCTATGGGGCTTCACGGCGGCATGTTTGTCGTATTTGCGTTTATTGCCACCAGTATTATATCCATGTCAACCGGAACCTCTATAGGAACGCTATTCTCAGGGTTTCCGATTCTTTATCCATCAGGAATCCTGCTGGGCGCGCATCCTTTATATCTCGCAGGCGCGATCCTGTCCGGAGCCATATTCGGAGACAATGTTGCTCCAATATCTGATACGACGATCGCATCTGCGGCTTCCCAGAGTTACAAAAATAAAAAGGGAACGGCCGATATCGGCGGCGTTGTAGCTACCCGTATGAAGTATGTTCTTGTTGCCATGTTCATCGCATGCGTCCTGTATCTCGTGCTCGGCAACGCAGGCGCAGGAGATCCGGCAGGAAAAGAGATTCTGGAAGCATACAAGGATCCGAAAGGGCTCATCATGCTGATTCCGGTCGTGGTACTTCTTGCCGTAGCCATCATCAAAAGAGATATATTCATTGCAGTCACATGGGGAATTATATCCGGTACAGTCATCGGGCTTGTAGCAGGGATCCTTACGCCTGCAGATATCGTTTCTGTGGAAGACGGCGCTTTGGCAGGATTTGCGATCGACGGCATTAAGAACATGCTGGGAACGGTGGGTTATCTGTATGCGGTAGCCGGCATTATAGGGGTACTTAATGAAAGCGGCATGATGCAGAAGATGATCGATGCCCTGCTAAAGAGCAAGTTGAACAAATCGATCATTGGATCAGAATTCATCATTGGCTTTGGAATCATCCTTACTTCCATCTGCCTTGGATCAGCCAATGGGCCGGCAATCATCATGTATGGGCCGATCGCCGACAAGATCGGGCAGGAGAGCGGACTTCATCCTTACCGGCGTTCCAACCTGCTGGATGGCTTCGCAAGCACGCTGTCCGTGATCATACCATTCACCAGTTCCTTTATCTTTATCGTGATCAGCTGCGTGACCGGGCTGATGGAAGAGTATTCCTTTATTAATGCCATCAATCCGATTGCCCTGGCAGGAGCGACCTTCCACTGTATTGCCTTGTTTGCAGTATTTGTATTCGCGGTACTGACAGGATGGGGAAGAGAGTATGAAGGGCCAAACGGCGAGCGCATAAAAGCGAAGAACAGGTAG
- a CDS encoding DUF2156 domain-containing protein codes for MKEIQFKRAELEDKEVISHYFKHHTSRSCERTFANVYLWSRQYPVKWAIVEDALVFKSEDEKHLAFAYPAGEPENVKKALEVLMEYSKERGIPFQMYNVTPDNFDMLEEWYPGRFQIEYNRDLADYVYEAEKLATLSGKKLHGKRNHINKFKTMYEGRWSYESVTKENLEDCFQMALKWRNQNGCEDDPEKRGEICVTLNALRLFEELELAGGILKVDGEIIAFTLGEPVCSDTFVVHIEKAFADIQGAYPMINQQFVEHECQDYTYVNREEDTGAEGLRKAKLSYRPVFMVEKGRVTERA; via the coding sequence ATGAAGGAAATACAGTTTAAGCGAGCAGAATTAGAGGATAAGGAAGTTATTTCTCATTATTTTAAGCACCATACCAGCAGAAGCTGTGAGAGGACATTTGCCAATGTGTATTTATGGTCCAGGCAGTATCCTGTCAAGTGGGCAATCGTGGAAGATGCGCTGGTATTCAAAAGCGAGGATGAGAAGCATCTGGCATTTGCATACCCGGCCGGAGAGCCGGAGAATGTGAAAAAGGCGCTGGAAGTGCTTATGGAGTACAGTAAGGAGAGGGGCATTCCCTTCCAGATGTATAATGTAACGCCGGATAATTTTGATATGCTGGAAGAATGGTATCCGGGAAGATTCCAGATCGAGTATAATAGGGATCTGGCGGACTATGTGTATGAGGCAGAGAAGCTGGCAACGCTCTCCGGCAAGAAGCTGCACGGAAAGCGGAACCATATTAATAAATTCAAGACGATGTATGAGGGACGCTGGTCTTATGAGAGCGTGACCAAGGAGAATCTGGAGGACTGCTTCCAGATGGCTCTCAAGTGGCGCAATCAGAACGGGTGCGAGGATGATCCGGAGAAAAGAGGCGAAATCTGCGTAACGCTGAACGCGCTTCGTCTGTTTGAAGAATTGGAACTTGCAGGAGGTATTCTTAAGGTAGATGGAGAGATCATAGCGTTCACGCTTGGGGAGCCGGTCTGTTCCGATACGTTCGTGGTCCATATCGAGAAGGCATTTGCCGATATCCAGGGCGCGTATCCTATGATCAACCAGCAGTTTGTAGAGCATGAGTGCCAGGACTATACGTATGTGAACCGGGAAGAAGATACGGGCGCGGAAGGCCTTAGAAAAGCCAAATTATCCTACCGTCCGGTTTTCATGGTCGAAAAAGGAAGAGTAACTGAGCGTGCATAG
- a CDS encoding pyridoxal phosphate-dependent aminotransferase: protein MIAEKMKNMVANSSAIRAMFEEGNRLAEIYGAENVYDFSLGNPNVAAPEAVKNAIIELLDEDDPVVLHGYTNSNAGYADVRETVAESLNARFGTSFEGKNIVMTVGAAGGLNVILKTLLNPGDEVIAFAPYFGEYRSYTNNYDGVIVEISPNTTDFQPKLDEFELKITPKTKAVIVNTPNNPTGVVYSEETIKKMAAIMEAKQKEHGTDIYLIADEPYRELVYDGAEVPYLTKYYDNTIVGYSYSKSLSLPGERIGYLVIPDEVEDSETILAAAGVATRILGFVNAPTLQQKVVAKCINEKTDISYYDRNRETLYNGLKECGFECIKPQGAFYLFVKSPVSDEKEFCAAAKKYNILIVPGSSFACPGYVRIAYCVSYDTIVNALPKFKELAKEYF from the coding sequence ATGATAGCAGAGAAAATGAAGAACATGGTAGCAAATAGTTCCGCAATCCGGGCAATGTTCGAAGAAGGCAATCGCCTTGCGGAAATCTATGGAGCGGAAAATGTATATGACTTCAGCCTGGGCAATCCGAATGTGGCTGCGCCGGAAGCGGTGAAAAATGCCATTATCGAATTGCTGGATGAAGATGATCCGGTCGTGCTTCATGGCTATACGAACAGCAATGCCGGCTATGCAGACGTGAGGGAGACTGTGGCGGAGTCGCTGAACGCGCGCTTTGGCACTAGTTTTGAAGGCAAGAATATCGTGATGACGGTTGGCGCCGCAGGAGGCCTGAATGTCATACTTAAGACCTTGCTGAATCCGGGGGATGAAGTAATCGCATTTGCTCCATATTTTGGAGAATACCGTTCTTATACCAATAACTATGACGGGGTGATCGTAGAGATCTCACCGAATACGACGGATTTTCAGCCGAAGCTGGACGAGTTCGAATTAAAGATCACGCCAAAGACCAAGGCTGTCATCGTGAATACGCCAAACAATCCTACCGGCGTAGTTTATTCCGAAGAGACCATTAAGAAGATGGCTGCTATCATGGAGGCAAAGCAGAAAGAACACGGCACGGATATCTATCTCATCGCAGATGAGCCTTACCGCGAGCTGGTCTATGACGGGGCAGAGGTTCCTTACCTTACGAAGTATTATGACAATACGATCGTAGGCTATTCTTACAGCAAGTCCCTGTCGCTTCCGGGAGAGCGTATCGGATATCTGGTCATTCCGGACGAAGTGGAAGACAGTGAGACGATACTGGCCGCGGCAGGCGTTGCGACCCGCATCCTTGGCTTTGTAAACGCGCCGACCTTGCAGCAGAAGGTGGTGGCGAAGTGCATCAATGAGAAGACGGACATCTCTTACTATGACAGGAACAGGGAGACTCTCTACAATGGCCTGAAGGAATGCGGATTCGAGTGCATCAAGCCACAGGGGGCATTCTATCTGTTCGTAAAGTCTCCGGTTTCGGATGAAAAGGAATTCTGCGCGGCTGCCAAGAAGTATAATATTCTGATCGTGCCGGGAAGTTCCTTTGCGTGTCCTGGATATGTGAGAATTGCGTACTGCGTATCCTACGACACGATCGTAAACGCCCTTCCAAAGTTTAAGGAACTGGCAAAAGAGTATTTCTAG
- the hisC gene encoding histidinol-phosphate transaminase produces the protein MKAFEKNIRKVEPYVPGEQPQRKVIKLNTNENPYPPAPGVAKALKGMETDRLRLYPDPAATPLVEELARFYQVQPDQVFVGVGSDDVLSMCFLTFFNSEKPLLFPDVTYSFYKVWAELYRIPYECQELDEDFRIVKEDYYKENGGVIFPNPNAPTAIYEELDVVEDIIAHNQDVIVIVDEAYIDFAGRSALELIDKYENLLVVQTFSKARSMAGMRIGYAIGNPVLIQYLNDAKYSFNSYTMNQTSLACGVEAVKDVRYFEEGIQKIIKTREWAKEELEKLGFKCLESQANFIFAMHPEYDAKEMFEALKANDIYVRYWGSKRIEQYMRITIGTREEMEALFAFLRKYMNK, from the coding sequence ATGAAGGCATTTGAAAAGAACATACGAAAAGTTGAGCCTTACGTTCCCGGGGAGCAGCCCCAGCGCAAGGTGATTAAGCTGAACACCAACGAAAATCCATATCCCCCGGCACCCGGGGTTGCGAAAGCCTTAAAAGGGATGGAGACGGACCGGCTCCGCCTGTATCCGGATCCGGCAGCGACGCCTCTGGTGGAGGAACTCGCCAGATTCTACCAGGTGCAGCCTGATCAGGTATTTGTAGGAGTGGGATCAGATGACGTGCTGTCCATGTGCTTCCTGACATTTTTTAATTCCGAGAAGCCGCTGCTGTTTCCTGACGTCACCTATTCCTTTTACAAGGTGTGGGCAGAATTATACCGGATTCCGTATGAATGCCAGGAACTGGATGAGGACTTCCGTATAGTGAAAGAGGATTATTACAAGGAGAACGGTGGAGTCATCTTCCCGAATCCCAACGCCCCAACCGCCATCTATGAAGAACTGGATGTGGTGGAGGATATCATCGCCCACAACCAAGATGTCATCGTCATTGTGGATGAGGCATACATCGACTTTGCGGGACGGTCCGCACTGGAATTGATTGATAAGTACGAGAATCTTCTGGTCGTGCAGACATTTTCAAAAGCCCGCTCCATGGCTGGGATGCGGATCGGATATGCCATTGGCAATCCGGTACTGATCCAATATCTCAATGATGCGAAATATTCCTTTAATTCTTACACGATGAACCAGACGTCGCTGGCCTGCGGAGTCGAGGCAGTCAAGGATGTCCGGTATTTTGAGGAAGGAATCCAAAAGATCATTAAGACCAGGGAATGGGCAAAGGAAGAACTGGAGAAACTTGGTTTTAAGTGCCTGGAATCTCAGGCAAACTTCATATTTGCCATGCATCCGGAATATGATGCAAAGGAAATGTTTGAAGCATTAAAAGCGAACGATATCTATGTCCGCTATTGGGGAAGCAAACGGATCGAGCAGTATATGCGGATTACGATAGGAACCAGGGAAGAGATGGAAGCCTTGTTTGCTTTTCTTAGAAAATATATGAACAAATAA
- a CDS encoding COG2426 family protein — translation MTETLVQSIIDALSGSVGKEAIVFIISMIPILELRGALLVAGPLLGVPVATAIPLCIIGNIIPVPFILLLITPIFKWMKGTKTFKPMVDKLEAKAMSKSDKIEKYEFWGLVLFVGIPLPGTGAWTGSLIAALLGVKFKKAFPAVILGICIATVIMWFISYVILGGVQVIA, via the coding sequence ATGACTGAAACTTTAGTGCAAAGCATTATCGATGCCCTTAGCGGAAGTGTTGGAAAGGAAGCGATCGTATTTATCATATCCATGATACCGATCCTGGAACTTCGAGGCGCCCTGCTTGTGGCAGGCCCATTGCTTGGCGTGCCGGTAGCGACGGCAATTCCTCTATGTATTATCGGCAACATTATTCCAGTGCCGTTTATCCTGCTCTTGATCACTCCGATCTTTAAATGGATGAAGGGGACGAAGACCTTCAAGCCGATGGTGGATAAACTGGAGGCAAAGGCCATGAGCAAAAGCGATAAGATAGAGAAATACGAGTTCTGGGGACTGGTGCTGTTTGTTGGAATCCCACTGCCCGGGACAGGAGCCTGGACAGGATCCCTGATCGCAGCCCTCCTTGGCGTAAAGTTTAAGAAGGCATTCCCGGCAGTTATTTTGGGTATCTGCATAGCGACTGTCATTATGTGGTTCATATCCTATGTAATCCTTGGAGGAGTCCAGGTGATCGCATAG
- a CDS encoding carbohydrate kinase family protein: MEKLYDVTAMGEMLIDFTLNGQSEQGNNLFEACPGGAPCNVLAMLNKLGRKTAFIGKVGEDQFGRLLKGTIDELGIETKGLILDKEIHTTLAFVHTFPDGDREFSFYRKPGADMMLTEDEVDYDLIRQSRIFHFGTLSMTDEPVRSATKKALEVAKEAGCLITFDPNLRPPLWNSLDEAKKQMEYGFQYCDMLKISDNEIQFVSGKEDYDEGIRYLQDKYNIPLIFLTMGKDGSRAYYKDMRVERKGFQVKAIETTGAGDTFCGCSIHGLLTHGLEGLTEENLGDMLTYANAGAALITMKKGAIRSMPEPENITKLIEEK; this comes from the coding sequence ATGGAAAAATTATATGATGTAACTGCAATGGGCGAGATGTTGATTGACTTTACATTGAATGGACAAAGCGAGCAGGGGAATAATCTGTTTGAGGCTTGTCCGGGAGGCGCGCCATGCAATGTACTGGCGATGCTCAATAAATTAGGACGTAAGACTGCCTTTATCGGAAAGGTGGGAGAGGATCAGTTCGGACGCCTTTTAAAAGGAACGATTGATGAACTGGGAATAGAGACGAAGGGTCTGATTCTGGACAAGGAGATCCATACGACGCTGGCATTTGTACATACTTTCCCGGATGGGGACAGGGAGTTTTCTTTCTACCGCAAGCCAGGGGCAGATATGATGCTGACAGAAGACGAGGTGGATTATGACTTGATCCGCCAGTCCAGGATCTTCCATTTTGGAACCCTTTCTATGACAGACGAGCCTGTCAGATCCGCGACAAAGAAAGCGCTGGAGGTAGCTAAAGAAGCAGGCTGCCTGATCACCTTTGATCCGAACTTGCGCCCTCCGCTCTGGAATTCCCTGGACGAGGCCAAGAAGCAGATGGAGTATGGATTCCAATACTGTGATATGCTGAAGATCTCCGATAATGAGATCCAGTTCGTATCAGGCAAGGAAGATTACGATGAAGGAATCCGCTATCTCCAGGACAAATACAACATTCCCCTGATCTTCCTGACCATGGGAAAGGATGGAAGCCGTGCGTATTACAAGGATATGCGGGTGGAGAGAAAGGGATTCCAGGTAAAGGCTATTGAGACTACAGGCGCCGGGGATACGTTCTGCGGCTGCTCTATCCACGGGCTTCTGACCCATGGGCTGGAAGGGCTCACAGAAGAGAACTTAGGGGATATGCTGACTTACGCGAACGCAGGAGCGGCGCTGATCACCATGAAGAAAGGCGCGATCCGCTCTATGCCGGAGCCGGAAAATATTACGAAATTAATTGAGGAAAAATAA
- a CDS encoding MurT ligase domain-containing protein, protein MRLRRMLAIWAAKITEKISVHVFHRQGVTWAGKIALKICPTILKELAGQVKKDIFIVCGTNGKTTTNNMLCAALEAEGYRVICNHTGSNMLNGVVAAFVLGAGNGGSLHADYACIEVDEASTRRVFPHFKPDYMVLTNLFRDQLDRYGEIDITMNILKGVMQDAPDMKVIVNGDDALSAYLAIDSGNPYVTYGISEKVVEDEDSREIREGRFCKRCGAPLQYRFYHYSQLGDYACTGCDFKRPQIDFDALEVEVGSRLAFTVEGQRIEANYKGFYNVYNILAAYAAARTCGLALEHFNEMLLRFNPENGRMEQFQVKETKILLNLAKNPAGFNQNISAVMQDDAPKDIIIVINDNAQDGTDISWLWDVDFDRFKNDSISSITVSGIRCQDMRLRMKYVDIPTVLEADVEKAVRGRIEDGCGNLYVLVNYTALFSTRNVLKRLEGEK, encoded by the coding sequence ATGAGACTACGCAGAATGCTGGCCATTTGGGCAGCCAAGATTACCGAGAAAATCAGCGTCCATGTATTCCATCGCCAGGGCGTGACATGGGCGGGAAAGATCGCTTTAAAGATATGTCCAACCATACTGAAAGAACTGGCAGGGCAGGTAAAGAAGGATATCTTTATCGTTTGCGGCACCAACGGAAAGACGACCACCAACAATATGCTTTGCGCGGCCTTAGAGGCTGAGGGATACCGTGTCATCTGCAACCACACAGGCTCCAACATGCTGAACGGCGTGGTGGCGGCTTTCGTGCTGGGAGCCGGGAACGGAGGAAGCCTTCATGCGGACTATGCCTGCATCGAGGTGGACGAGGCATCCACAAGAAGGGTTTTTCCCCACTTTAAGCCGGATTATATGGTGCTGACCAATCTATTCAGAGACCAGCTGGACCGGTATGGGGAGATTGATATTACTATGAATATCCTGAAAGGCGTCATGCAGGATGCTCCGGATATGAAGGTGATCGTCAATGGAGACGACGCCCTGTCCGCATATCTGGCGATAGACAGCGGCAATCCTTATGTCACTTATGGCATCAGCGAGAAGGTGGTTGAGGATGAGGATTCCAGAGAGATCCGGGAAGGGCGTTTCTGCAAGCGCTGCGGCGCGCCGCTTCAGTATCGTTTCTACCATTACAGCCAGCTGGGCGATTATGCCTGCACCGGGTGTGATTTCAAGCGTCCGCAGATAGACTTTGACGCTTTGGAAGTAGAAGTTGGCAGCAGGTTGGCGTTTACGGTGGAAGGACAAAGGATCGAGGCGAATTACAAGGGATTCTACAATGTCTATAACATACTGGCAGCCTATGCGGCAGCCAGGACATGCGGCCTTGCGCTGGAACACTTCAATGAGATGCTGTTAAGATTCAATCCAGAGAACGGACGCATGGAGCAGTTCCAGGTAAAAGAAACGAAGATCCTGCTGAATCTTGCCAAGAATCCGGCAGGCTTTAACCAGAACATATCCGCCGTGATGCAGGATGATGCTCCCAAGGATATTATTATCGTAATCAATGATAACGCGCAGGACGGAACCGATATATCCTGGCTGTGGGATGTGGACTTTGACCGGTTTAAGAATGACAGCATAAGTTCTATCACAGTCAGCGGAATCCGGTGCCAGGACATGCGGCTGCGCATGAAATACGTCGACATCCCGACTGTGCTTGAGGCAGACGTAGAAAAGGCTGTCCGCGGGCGCATAGAAGATGGATGCGGCAACCTGTATGTTCTTGTGAACTATACCGCGTTATTTAGCACCCGGAATGTATTAAAGAGATTGGAGGGGGAGAAGTGA
- a CDS encoding type 1 glutamine amidotransferase, which produces MKITIGHLYPDLLNLYGDRGNIACMMKRCQWRGIEAETIEFNTGDEIDFSRLDIVLLGGGSDREQAIVCQNLLRIRDQFQEYVEDDGVVIAVCGGYQLLGRYYKTDDGMIEGLNLVDIYTEQEEGRLIDNIVLQSELADMPVVGFENHGGRTYINDNKPFGKVLYGSGNDGKSGYEGVVYKNVIGTYLHGPLLPKNPQICDYLIQKALERKYGPMTLLPLDDSQEQEANEYIYRRFVKE; this is translated from the coding sequence ATGAAGATAACGATCGGGCATCTCTATCCTGACCTTCTGAACCTGTATGGGGATAGAGGCAATATCGCCTGCATGATGAAGCGCTGCCAGTGGCGGGGGATAGAGGCAGAGACGATCGAATTCAACACAGGCGACGAGATTGATTTTTCCAGACTGGACATCGTGCTGCTTGGCGGCGGCTCAGACAGGGAGCAGGCGATCGTATGCCAGAATCTCCTGAGGATTCGGGATCAATTTCAGGAGTACGTAGAAGATGACGGCGTGGTTATTGCCGTCTGCGGCGGATACCAGCTGCTGGGAAGATACTATAAGACGGATGACGGCATGATTGAAGGCCTGAATCTGGTGGATATCTATACGGAGCAGGAAGAAGGAAGACTGATTGACAATATCGTGCTCCAGAGCGAGTTAGCGGATATGCCGGTCGTTGGTTTTGAGAATCATGGCGGACGAACCTACATTAATGATAATAAGCCGTTTGGAAAAGTATTATATGGTTCCGGCAATGATGGGAAAAGCGGATATGAAGGAGTGGTATATAAGAATGTGATAGGTACTTACCTGCACGGCCCATTGCTTCCAAAAAATCCCCAGATCTGTGATTACCTGATTCAGAAAGCATTGGAGAGAAAGTATGGGCCGATGACGCTTTTACCATTGGATGACAGCCAGGAGCAGGAGGCTAACGAGTATATATACCGCAGATTTGTGAAAGAATAG
- a CDS encoding helix-turn-helix domain-containing protein, protein MSFSKKLKMLRLENEMTQDYVASRLNVARSTIAGYETKNRQPSHEKLAALANLFHVTIDYLLEDDEVIHMALAQNENLPPMEQNLLYKYKMLSSRSQKDLLEYIHLLELRDREQEAT, encoded by the coding sequence ATGTCTTTTTCCAAAAAGTTAAAAATGTTACGTCTAGAAAATGAAATGACGCAAGACTATGTTGCTAGCCGCTTGAACGTCGCGCGTTCAACGATAGCCGGGTATGAGACGAAGAACCGACAGCCATCGCATGAGAAACTGGCAGCCCTTGCCAACCTCTTCCACGTAACAATCGACTATCTCCTGGAAGATGACGAGGTCATCCACATGGCTTTGGCGCAGAATGAAAATCTGCCTCCCATGGAACAGAACCTCCTGTATAAGTATAAGATGCTTTCTTCCCGTTCCCAGAAAGATCTGCTGGAATATATTCATCTTCTAGAATTACGTGACCGGGAACAAGAAGCCACCTAA
- the ispG gene encoding flavodoxin-dependent (E)-4-hydroxy-3-methylbut-2-enyl-diphosphate synthase produces the protein MFRDKTKKVWIGEVCIGGGSPVAIQSMTNTSTEDVEATVAQILELERAGCQIIRCAVPTMEAAQALAKIKEKIHIPLVADIHFDYRLAIAAIENGADKIRINPGNIGARERVQAVVDKAKEYHVPIRVGVNSGSLEKHLVEKYKGVTAEGLVESAMDKVHMIEEMGYDNLVVSIKSSDVMMCVKAHELIADRCQYPLHVGITESGTLLAGNIKSSIGLGLILNQGIGDTIRVSLTGAPVEEIKSAKLILKTLGLRKGGIEVVSCPTCGRTKIDLIGLANQVEQLVADIPLDIKVAVMGCVVNGPGEAKEADIGIAGGIGEGLLIKKGQVVKKVKEDQLLETLRQELLHWNE, from the coding sequence ATGTTTAGAGACAAGACGAAAAAGGTTTGGATAGGAGAAGTGTGTATAGGCGGAGGAAGCCCGGTTGCCATCCAGTCTATGACGAATACCAGCACAGAGGATGTGGAGGCGACGGTGGCCCAGATTCTGGAACTGGAACGGGCAGGATGCCAGATTATTCGCTGTGCGGTTCCGACGATGGAGGCAGCGCAGGCGCTTGCAAAGATCAAGGAGAAGATTCATATCCCACTGGTGGCGGATATTCATTTTGACTATCGCCTGGCAATTGCGGCAATTGAGAATGGCGCAGACAAGATCAGGATCAACCCTGGAAATATCGGGGCCAGAGAACGCGTGCAGGCAGTGGTGGATAAGGCAAAGGAATACCATGTGCCTATCCGCGTCGGCGTAAACAGCGGCTCTCTTGAGAAGCATCTGGTGGAAAAGTATAAAGGGGTGACGGCGGAAGGCCTGGTTGAGAGCGCCATGGACAAAGTGCACATGATAGAAGAGATGGGATATGACAATCTGGTGGTAAGCATCAAGTCTTCCGATGTCATGATGTGCGTCAAAGCCCATGAACTAATTGCAGACAGGTGCCAGTATCCGCTGCATGTAGGAATCACAGAGTCAGGGACCCTGCTGGCAGGCAACATCAAGTCTTCCATAGGCCTGGGGCTGATACTGAACCAGGGAATCGGAGATACCATCCGGGTATCCTTAACCGGAGCTCCGGTTGAGGAGATCAAGTCCGCCAAACTGATACTGAAGACGCTGGGTCTTAGAAAAGGCGGCATCGAAGTAGTATCCTGCCCAACTTGCGGCAGGACTAAGATCGACCTGATTGGACTGGCAAATCAGGTCGAGCAGCTGGTGGCGGATATTCCGCTGGATATCAAAGTAGCGGTAATGGGCTGCGTTGTCAACGGGCCAGGAGAAGCCAAGGAGGCGGATATCGGTATAGCCGGCGGCATAGGAGAGGGCCTGCTGATCAAAAAGGGACAGGTTGTAAAGAAAGTAAAAGAGGACCAATTGTTAGAAACGTTGAGACAGGAGTTGTTGCACTGGAATGAGTAA